A genome region from Alphaproteobacteria bacterium includes the following:
- a CDS encoding nitronate monooxygenase has translation MALSNLKALERPLGEIPPLPEDRLVGRLEGFERIREKLGRPVFIDGAWVLPLVQGGKGVSATNGKNAGAWAAENAGGTISGTGAAIAYDENGRPNSYPYAGRSRQERHEELVAWSIEGAILQVGIAHRASAGKGRVRLNLLKEAGGAMRILRGVLAGSRLPGGANMVHALTMGAGLPSEEDARICADEGVYLDPIISSVMALKVLLKRAFKKWRGSYDELIGAVVYEDPWLAGGHNGITSREDPEMPEDPFERVKCVRRTMNENGMQNVAIVMAGGVWYLRDWEHWLDNPEIGPIAFQIGTRDLLTRESPVSDEWKHLLLSMQEGDVALNNFSPTGFCSSTYQNGMIRELIQRSERQVPFSRRPDESLSKLVEGRSLANKKYYVSPRDKLKVDAWIAAGFDRPMPTPDGTVIFVSPEKEREIRRDMAECTGCLANCGLSAWSQNPEKNFATGKLADPRVYCIRKGLVGAIQAVDLDSKLIFAGHNAFKAADDPFYRDAKGKVFIPSVKQLVERLLSGG, from the coding sequence GTGGCGTTGTCCAATCTCAAGGCCCTAGAGAGGCCGCTTGGCGAAATCCCGCCACTGCCAGAGGACCGGCTCGTCGGCCGACTCGAGGGCTTTGAGCGGATCCGGGAAAAGCTCGGCCGGCCCGTCTTCATTGACGGCGCCTGGGTTCTGCCCCTGGTCCAGGGCGGCAAGGGCGTCAGCGCCACCAACGGCAAGAACGCCGGCGCCTGGGCGGCGGAAAATGCCGGCGGCACCATATCCGGTACCGGGGCGGCAATTGCCTACGATGAAAATGGCCGGCCGAATTCATACCCCTACGCCGGACGCAGCCGCCAGGAACGACATGAAGAGCTGGTGGCCTGGTCCATCGAAGGTGCCATCTTGCAGGTCGGCATTGCCCACCGGGCCTCTGCCGGCAAGGGCCGTGTCCGTCTGAACCTTCTCAAGGAAGCCGGCGGCGCCATGCGTATCTTGCGTGGCGTGCTGGCCGGCAGCCGCCTGCCCGGCGGTGCCAACATGGTTCATGCCTTGACCATGGGTGCCGGTTTGCCGAGCGAGGAAGATGCCCGGATCTGTGCCGACGAGGGCGTCTACCTGGACCCCATCATCTCCAGCGTCATGGCGCTGAAAGTGCTGCTCAAGCGTGCCTTCAAGAAATGGCGGGGCAGCTACGACGAACTGATCGGCGCCGTGGTCTACGAGGACCCCTGGCTGGCTGGCGGCCACAACGGTATCACCAGTCGGGAAGACCCCGAGATGCCGGAAGACCCTTTCGAGCGTGTCAAGTGCGTGCGCCGGACCATGAACGAGAACGGCATGCAAAATGTCGCCATCGTCATGGCCGGCGGCGTCTGGTACCTGCGGGACTGGGAACACTGGCTGGACAACCCGGAGATTGGCCCCATTGCCTTCCAGATCGGCACCCGGGATCTGTTGACGCGGGAAAGCCCGGTGTCGGATGAATGGAAACATCTGCTGCTGTCGATGCAGGAGGGCGACGTGGCCCTCAACAATTTCAGCCCCACCGGGTTTTGTTCGTCGACCTACCAGAACGGCATGATCCGGGAATTGATCCAACGCTCGGAGCGGCAGGTGCCGTTTTCGCGCAGGCCCGACGAAAGCCTTTCCAAGCTTGTTGAAGGGCGGTCCCTGGCCAACAAGAAATATTACGTCAGCCCGCGAGACAAGCTGAAGGTGGATGCCTGGATTGCCGCTGGCTTCGACAGGCCCATGCCCACACCGGATGGCACAGTGATTTTCGTCAGTCCTGAGAAAGAGCGGGAAATTCGGCGGGACATGGCGGAATGCACGGGTTGTCTGGCCAACTGCGGCCTCAGTGCCTGGAGCCAGAATCCAGAAAAAAACTTCGCTACCGGCAAACTGGCCGACCCCCGCGTCTACTGTATTCGGAAAGGACTGGTGGGGGCTATCCAGGCCGTCGACCTGGACAGCAAGCTGATCTTTGCCGGCCACAATGCCTTCAAGGCAGCCGATGATCCCTTCTATCGTGACGCCAAGGGCAAGGTCTTCATTCCTTCGGTGAAGCAGCTTGTTGAACGTCTGTTGAGCGGCGGTTGA